Proteins encoded by one window of Nocardia goodfellowii:
- a CDS encoding Ms4533A family Cys-rich leader peptide: MSSSVVPRVRHELALIAVGNLAVADILCR, from the coding sequence GTGTCTTCGAGTGTCGTCCCGCGGGTCCGCCATGAACTGGCGTTGATCGCGGTCGGCAATCTCGCGGTCGCGGATATTCTCTGTCGCTGA
- a CDS encoding sulfate ABC transporter substrate-binding protein, with amino-acid sequence MSRNSRLSSRRRFAAVALTTLAAVTLSACGGGASDTVGGDAADGSGGTLNLYAYAVPKPGFDKVVPEFNKTEQGKGVSILPSYGASGDQSRKVKDGAEADVVNFSVEPDITRLVDAGLVDADWNAGATKGIPFGSVVAIVVRKGNPKGIKDWDDLLKPGVEVVTPNPFSSGSAKWNLLAPYAAKSDGGKNPQAGLDYLSQLVSKEHVKVQPKSGREATETFLQGTGDVLLSYENEAIFSERNGDPIEHVIPPTTFKIENPVAVLKTSKNQEKAVAFRDFLYTPAGQKAWAEAGFRPVDPQVAGEFAKDFPTPGKLWTIEDLGGWKKIDKELFAANTGSVAVIYDKATK; translated from the coding sequence ATGTCTCGCAATTCTCGGCTCTCGTCGCGTCGCCGTTTCGCGGCTGTCGCTCTCACCACGCTCGCGGCCGTGACCCTGTCCGCGTGCGGCGGCGGGGCCAGCGACACGGTGGGCGGCGATGCCGCCGACGGCAGCGGCGGCACGCTGAATCTCTACGCCTACGCGGTACCGAAGCCGGGCTTCGACAAGGTCGTGCCCGAGTTCAACAAGACCGAACAGGGCAAGGGCGTCTCCATCCTTCCCTCCTACGGCGCTTCGGGCGACCAGTCCCGCAAGGTCAAGGACGGCGCCGAGGCCGACGTGGTGAACTTCTCGGTCGAACCCGACATCACCCGCCTGGTCGACGCCGGTCTGGTCGACGCCGACTGGAACGCCGGCGCCACCAAGGGCATTCCGTTCGGTTCGGTGGTCGCCATCGTCGTCCGCAAGGGCAACCCGAAGGGCATCAAGGACTGGGACGACCTGCTCAAGCCCGGCGTCGAGGTGGTCACCCCGAACCCGTTCAGCTCCGGTTCGGCCAAGTGGAACCTGCTCGCGCCCTATGCGGCCAAGTCCGACGGCGGCAAGAACCCGCAGGCCGGTCTCGACTACCTGAGCCAGCTCGTCTCCAAGGAGCACGTCAAGGTGCAGCCGAAGTCCGGCCGCGAAGCCACCGAAACCTTCCTGCAGGGCACCGGCGACGTGCTGCTGAGTTACGAGAACGAGGCCATCTTCTCCGAGCGCAACGGTGACCCGATCGAGCACGTCATCCCGCCGACCACCTTCAAGATCGAGAACCCGGTCGCGGTGCTGAAGACCAGCAAGAACCAGGAGAAGGCCGTCGCCTTCCGCGACTTCCTGTACACCCCGGCCGGTCAGAAGGCCTGGGCCGAGGCCGGCTTCCGTCCGGTCGACCCGCAGGTCGCCGGCGAGTTCGCCAAGGACTTCCCGACCCCGGGCAAGCTGTGGACCATCGAGGATCTCGGCGGCTGGAAGAAGATCGACAAGGAGCTCTTCGCCGCGAACACCGGTTCGGTCGCGGTCATCTACGACAAGGCCACCAAGTAG
- a CDS encoding M48 family metallopeptidase translates to MTTSPDRIRTRLPGISTRAWEHPADRTALVTLRSLAGFDTVLRTLSGLLQERQHRLLYLATAVRVDERQFRALHQLREDCVEILDARTTPEMFVLQSPHVNALTIGMDRPFIVLTTGLIDLMDTEELRFVIGHELGHALSGHAVYRTMLMHLLRISANIGWMPVGGWALRAIVAALMEWSRKSELSGDRAGLLCGQDVDASVRVHMKTAGGTWVKEMNHGAFLAQADDYERSGDLRDGVLKLLNLELQSHPFSVLRAAELRRWIQSGEYDRIIHGHYPHRDTDKNARISEEIKEAARNYKQSFDQSEDPLVRTVRNLGKDVGAAVSTVGQEVGDTVTKLGKRLNDWRNGGATA, encoded by the coding sequence ATGACCACAAGTCCGGACCGCATCCGTACCCGGTTGCCCGGCATCAGCACCCGCGCCTGGGAGCATCCCGCGGACCGCACCGCCTTGGTGACGCTGCGGTCCCTGGCCGGTTTCGACACCGTCCTGCGCACCCTGTCCGGGTTGCTGCAGGAACGCCAGCACCGGCTGCTCTATCTGGCCACCGCGGTCCGGGTGGACGAACGCCAGTTCCGCGCGCTGCACCAACTGCGCGAGGACTGCGTGGAAATCCTGGACGCACGTACCACACCAGAGATGTTCGTGCTGCAGAGTCCGCACGTGAACGCGCTGACCATCGGCATGGACCGGCCGTTCATCGTGCTCACCACCGGACTCATCGATCTGATGGACACCGAGGAACTGCGTTTCGTGATCGGCCACGAACTCGGGCACGCGCTGTCCGGGCACGCGGTCTACCGCACCATGCTCATGCACCTGCTGCGCATCTCGGCCAATATCGGCTGGATGCCGGTGGGCGGCTGGGCTTTACGCGCGATCGTCGCGGCGCTGATGGAGTGGAGCCGCAAGTCCGAACTGTCCGGCGACCGCGCCGGGCTGCTGTGCGGGCAAGACGTGGACGCCTCGGTGCGCGTGCACATGAAGACCGCGGGCGGCACCTGGGTGAAGGAGATGAACCACGGCGCCTTCCTCGCCCAGGCCGACGATTACGAGCGCTCCGGCGATCTGCGCGACGGGGTGCTGAAACTGCTCAACCTGGAGTTGCAGTCGCATCCGTTCTCGGTCCTGCGGGCCGCCGAATTGCGGCGCTGGATCCAGTCCGGGGAGTACGACCGCATCATCCACGGTCACTACCCGCACCGCGACACCGACAAGAACGCGCGCATCAGCGAGGAGATCAAGGAGGCGGCGCGCAACTACAAGCAGAGCTTCGATCAGTCCGAGGATCCGCTGGTCCGCACGGTACGCAACCTGGGCAAGGATGTCGGGGCCGCGGTGAGCACGGTGGGTCAGGAAGTGGGCGACACCGTCACCAAACTCGGTAAGCGCCTCAACGATTGGCGCAACGGCGGTGCTACCGCGTAA